GGAGGTGACCGGAATGCAGACCGCGGCTTGCGAGGCCTTCTCGCTCCTCTTCCGTGGGCCGCTGGCGCCGGTCCTGACCCAGGACACCCACCGGGTCCGGCACGCGGCCCTGGGCGAGTTCGACCTCTTCGTCGGCCCGATCCACTCCGGGTGGACCGACGCCGTGTGCTACCAGGCGGTCTTCAACCGGCTGCGGCCTTGAGGGGGCGGCCGGGGGACGTTCCTTTCACGAAATCCGCAGGCGGTTTCGCCGCGTCAAGGGAGGCAGGACATGGACGGATTCATCGGGGAGATCAAGATGTTCGGCGGCACGTTCGCCCCCCTGTACTGGCGTTTCTGCGACGGCAGCCTGCTGTCCATCGCCGAATACAACGCCCTGTACGCCCTGATCGGGACCATCTACGGGGGGGACGGGGTGAGCAACTTCCGGCTGCCGGACCTGCGGGGCCGGCTCCCGGTGCACCAGGGCGAGGGCCCCGGCCTGACACCCCGGAGCATCGGCCAGGCCTTCGGCACGGAGACCGTCACCCTCGCCGCCGACCAACTGGGGGGCCACACCCACTCGCTCTCCGCCAGTGGGAACCCCGCAGGGCAGACCACGCCCGGCGGGAACCTCCCCGGGCTGACGGGGGTGAACCTGTATACCACGGGCACGTCCGCGCCCGTGAGCATGAACGCCGCGTCGGTGGCCCCCGCCGGAAGCGGCCAGCCGCACGACAACCTGATGCCGGCCCTGTGCGTCCATTTCATCATCTGCTGCGAGGGGGTTTTCCCGACGCGGCCCTGACGTCGAGACGCGCCCGGCCGGGCGAGGCGGCGAAGCCCGGCGGGGAGGGGCGGGATGCCGTCGCGGCAAGGTCTTTGGCACGACGAGCAGTGAAGCATAGACCCTCGAAACGGGAGGAAAGCATGGCGGATCCGTTCATTGGCGAAATCAAACCCTTCGCTTTCGATTGGGCCCCGCGGTACTGGTCGACCTGCAGCGGTCAGGTGCTCCTGATCAGTCAGAACACCGCCCTGTTCAGCCTGCTGGGGACCACCTACGGCGGCAACGGCCAAACCACGTTCAGCCTGCCCGACCTGCGGGGCCGGGTGCCCATTCATTTCAGCGGCACCTACACCCAGGGGGCGGCCGGAGGCACGGAAACCGTCACCCTGACGGCGGGCCAAATCCCCCAACACTCGCATTCCCTGCGGGGGAGCAACACCCAGGGGGTGACCAACAGCCCCGCCGGGAACGCCTGGGGGGGGATCGACGTGAGCAACCCCGTCTACACCGCCGCGGCCAACCCCGTGGCCATGGCCGCCGGGGCCCTCGGCGCCGCCGGCGGCAACGCACACGGCAACGTGCAACCGTCCCTGGTCCTCAACTTCTGCATCGCCCTGACGGGGATCTTCCCCTCCAGGAACTGATGCCGGCACAAGGAGACACACGATGGCGGATGCATTCATCGGGGAAATCCGGATCATCGGCTTCAACTTCGCGCCGAAGAACTGGGCCGCCTGCAGCGGGCAGCTGATTCAGATCCAACAGAACACGGCGCTTTATTCCATTCTCGGCACCACCTTCGGCGGGAACGGCTCGACGACCTTCGGCCTGCCCAACCTGCAGGGGCGGGCCCCCATGGCCGCCGGAAGCGGGCAGGGGCTGACTCCCCGCGTTCCGGGAGAGGTCACCGGTTTCGAGACGGTCACCGTGACCAACGCCCAACTCCCGGCCCACACCCACCCCCTGGTCGGCCAGGACCTGCCGGCGGACCGCAAGGACCCTGCCGGCGCCTACCCGGCGAGAGGGGCCAAGGCGGTGGGCCCGTCCCTCCGCCCGGTGAACGCCTACCAGACCCTGGCCCCGGCGGACGTGATGGCCGCGTCCGCCGTCGGGCCCGCGGGCGGGAGCCTCGCCCACGCAAACCTGCAGCCGTACCTGGCCATGAACTTCTGTATCTGCCAGTACGGGCTCTATCCGATACGGTCTTGACGGGGCGCTCCCCGTGTGCCGGAAACCGGTTCGGGGCCCCGGCCGGAACGGCCTGAGGCCCAAGCAAGGGAAGGACCACCGGCAGCGGCCGTGATCGCCGGTTCGAAGCGAAAGCCGCGGAGGGCATCATGAAACCCAGAATCGCAGTTCTCCTGCTTCTCCTGATCGTCGCCCTCCCGGGGGCGGGAGGCTTGTCCCGCGCGGCCACGCTGACCGTGACCAGCACGGCCGACAGCGGGGCCGGCTCCCTCCGCAACACCATCGCCGCCGCCGCGTCCGGCGACACCCTCCAGTTCGGTTTCGCCTCCGGCACCATCACCCTGACCTCGGGGTCGCTGACCGTCAACAAGAGCCTGACCATCACCGGCCTGGGGGCGGACAAGCTGACCGTCAGCGGGAACAGCGTCTCGCGGGTCTTCGACGTCACGAGCGGGACGGTCACCCTGTCGGGGATGAAGATCACCGCGGGCCATGTCTCCGGCTACTACTCGGGCGGCGCGAACGGGGCCGGCCTCCGGGTGGCCGCCGGGGCCACGGTGACTGTCGACGCCTGCTGGTTCCTGTCCAACACCGCCAACTACGCCGGCGAATTCGACCCGTGCGGCGGCGCCATCTACAACCAGGGCACCCTGACCGTGACCGCCGGCACCTTCTCCGGCAACAGCGCCTGCGGCGGCAGCGCCGTCGCCAACGACGGGACCGCCGCCTTCACCAACTGCACCTTCAGCGGCAACAGCGCCCAGTTCGGCGGGGCCGTCCTGAACCTCAGCGGGACCACCACCCTGCTCAACTGCACCGTGGCGGGCAACACCATCGTCGCCAACGACAACGGCGGCGGCCTGAACCTGTACAACGGCTCCATCGCGCTCAGGAACACCCTCGGCGCCCAGAACAGCGCGGCGGTGGGCAACGCGCGGGTCGACCTGGACGACAACTGGGGCGGGACCGGCACCTTCCAGTCCCAGGGCTACAACCTGGTGGGCGACCTGGGGCAGTACGCCTTCAGCGGCAACACCACCGGCGACCGTTACGGGGACCCCCTCTCCTCCACCACGCCCAACCCCGGCGCCGTCGAATCGGGGACGGCCATCGACCCGCTCCTGTCGGCGCTGGACACCGGCCTGGCCCAGGGCGGCACGACCCCGACCCGCCCCCTGCAGTCCGGCAGCCCCGCCATCGACAACGGGACGGCCGCCGGCGCCCCCGAGAAG
This Acidobacteriota bacterium DNA region includes the following protein-coding sequences:
- a CDS encoding phage tail protein, which codes for MDGFIGEIKMFGGTFAPLYWRFCDGSLLSIAEYNALYALIGTIYGGDGVSNFRLPDLRGRLPVHQGEGPGLTPRSIGQAFGTETVTLAADQLGGHTHSLSASGNPAGQTTPGGNLPGLTGVNLYTTGTSAPVSMNAASVAPAGSGQPHDNLMPALCVHFIICCEGVFPTRP
- a CDS encoding phage tail protein gives rise to the protein MADPFIGEIKPFAFDWAPRYWSTCSGQVLLISQNTALFSLLGTTYGGNGQTTFSLPDLRGRVPIHFSGTYTQGAAGGTETVTLTAGQIPQHSHSLRGSNTQGVTNSPAGNAWGGIDVSNPVYTAAANPVAMAAGALGAAGGNAHGNVQPSLVLNFCIALTGIFPSRN
- a CDS encoding phage tail protein; the encoded protein is MADAFIGEIRIIGFNFAPKNWAACSGQLIQIQQNTALYSILGTTFGGNGSTTFGLPNLQGRAPMAAGSGQGLTPRVPGEVTGFETVTVTNAQLPAHTHPLVGQDLPADRKDPAGAYPARGAKAVGPSLRPVNAYQTLAPADVMAASAVGPAGGSLAHANLQPYLAMNFCICQYGLYPIRS